A single genomic interval of Sulfurovum sp. TSL6 harbors:
- the cysD gene encoding sulfate adenylyltransferase subunit CysD: MITKERLTHLRQLEAESIHILREVAAEFTNPVMMYSVGKDSSVMLHLAMKAFAPSKLPFPLLHVDTLWKFKEMIEFRDQRAKDLGFDLVVHSNPEGIEMDISPFEHGSKVHTDIMKTQGLKQALNAGGYDAIIGGARRDEEKSRAKERIFSFRDKHHRWDPKNQRPELWNVYNTAIQKGESVRVFPISNWTELDIWQYIYLEDIKIPSLYFAKEQDVVEYEGTKIRVDDDRMPEELRKTAKKEMVRFRTLGCYPLTGAINSTATTLPEIIKEMLLSTSSEREGRLIDKDQEGAMELKKIEGYF, encoded by the coding sequence TTGATAACTAAAGAAAGATTAACCCATCTTCGGCAACTTGAAGCCGAATCCATCCACATCTTACGTGAAGTAGCAGCTGAATTCACTAACCCTGTGATGATGTATTCAGTAGGTAAAGACTCTTCTGTTATGCTACATCTTGCGATGAAAGCATTTGCTCCGAGTAAACTCCCTTTCCCTCTTTTACATGTCGATACACTCTGGAAATTCAAAGAGATGATCGAGTTTCGTGACCAGCGTGCAAAAGATCTAGGATTTGACCTTGTCGTTCACTCTAATCCTGAAGGTATAGAGATGGATATCTCTCCTTTTGAACATGGTTCTAAAGTCCATACGGACATCATGAAAACCCAAGGTCTTAAACAAGCACTCAATGCAGGTGGCTACGATGCTATCATTGGTGGAGCTCGTCGTGATGAAGAGAAATCCCGTGCCAAAGAGCGTATTTTTTCATTCCGAGATAAACACCATAGATGGGACCCAAAGAACCAACGTCCAGAACTTTGGAATGTTTATAACACTGCCATCCAAAAAGGTGAAAGTGTACGTGTCTTTCCTATCTCTAACTGGACGGAACTGGATATCTGGCAATATATCTACCTGGAAGATATCAAAATACCATCACTTTACTTTGCAAAAGAGCAGGATGTCGTGGAGTATGAAGGTACAAAAATACGTGTCGATGATGACCGTATGCCTGAAGAACTACGTAAAACAGCTAAAAAAGAGATGGTACGTTTTAGAACACTGGGATGTTACCCACTCACAGGTGCTATCAACTCTACAGCAACTACACTTCCAGAGATCATCAAAGAGATGCTTCTCTCAACCAGTTCAGAAAGAGAAGGCCGTCTTATCGATAAAGACCAGGAAGGCGCTATGGAATTAAAGAAAATCGAGGGATACTTTTAA
- the cysN gene encoding sulfate adenylyltransferase subunit CysN, whose amino-acid sequence MDIINYLKAHENKDMLRFLTCGSVDDGKSTLIGRMLYDSKMIFDDQLAAAEGESKKYGTTGEKIDMALLVDGLQSEREQGITIDVAYRFFATENRKFIIADTPGHEQYTRNMVTGASTADVAIILIDARKGILTQTRRHSFIVNLLGIEHVIVAINKMDLVDFSEDVFNEISEAYGELADELGIKNTYYIPVSALDGDNVVDQSENTPWYDGKPLLGLLDTMDISKEPKAENFRFPVQYVNRPNLDFRGFCGTIAAGSVKVGDEITVLPSGKSTTVKSIINAGDITEDNREATTNEAYAPMAITITTEDEVDISRGDMLVHTESLPAVSNNLKVMLVWMDETPMTTGKSYDIKRATSVVSGSFEHINYKVDVNTYEREEVSTLELNDIASCRMVLTRPIAADAYTDNRLTGSFIVVDRITNNTVGAGMILGVSRRNTEAITKEYSDAEKELNAYVRKHFPEWDCKAI is encoded by the coding sequence ATGGATATTATAAACTACCTAAAGGCACATGAAAACAAAGATATGCTCCGCTTCCTCACCTGCGGATCAGTCGATGATGGTAAAAGTACTCTTATTGGAAGAATGCTCTATGATTCAAAGATGATCTTTGATGATCAACTTGCAGCAGCAGAAGGTGAAAGTAAAAAGTACGGTACTACCGGAGAGAAGATCGATATGGCTCTACTTGTTGATGGTCTCCAAAGTGAACGTGAACAGGGTATCACCATTGATGTTGCTTACCGTTTCTTTGCAACAGAGAACCGTAAATTCATCATTGCAGACACTCCAGGTCATGAACAATATACTCGTAACATGGTTACAGGTGCTTCAACCGCTGATGTGGCCATCATCCTTATCGATGCACGTAAAGGTATCTTGACACAGACACGTCGTCATAGTTTCATTGTAAACCTACTTGGTATTGAACATGTCATTGTAGCCATTAATAAGATGGACCTGGTTGACTTCAGTGAAGATGTATTCAACGAGATATCTGAAGCTTATGGTGAACTCGCAGATGAGCTTGGTATCAAGAATACGTATTATATCCCTGTAAGTGCTTTAGATGGCGATAACGTCGTTGATCAAAGTGAGAATACACCTTGGTATGATGGTAAACCATTGTTAGGCTTACTTGATACTATGGATATCTCTAAGGAACCAAAAGCAGAGAATTTCAGATTTCCTGTCCAGTACGTTAACCGTCCAAACCTTGACTTTAGAGGTTTCTGCGGGACCATAGCAGCAGGATCGGTCAAAGTAGGCGATGAGATCACCGTATTGCCTTCAGGGAAAAGTACTACTGTCAAAAGCATTATCAATGCAGGTGACATCACTGAAGATAATCGTGAAGCCACAACAAATGAAGCCTATGCTCCTATGGCCATCACGATTACTACAGAAGATGAAGTAGACATTTCCAGAGGCGATATGCTGGTACATACAGAGAGTTTACCTGCAGTATCCAATAACCTCAAAGTCATGCTTGTATGGATGGATGAAACTCCTATGACTACAGGAAAGTCTTACGACATCAAGCGTGCTACATCTGTTGTTTCAGGAAGCTTTGAGCATATCAACTATAAAGTCGATGTCAATACCTATGAGAGAGAAGAAGTCTCTACATTGGAACTAAATGATATCGCTTCTTGCCGTATGGTACTTACACGTCCTATAGCAGCAGATGCTTATACGGATAACAGATTAACAGGTAGTTTTATCGTAGTAGACCGTATCACTAACAACACCGTAGGTGCTGGGATGATTCTAGGAGTAAGCAGACGTAATACTGAAGCAATCACTAAAGAGTACAGTGATGCAGAAAAAGAACTTAATGCCTATGTCAGAAAACACTTTCCAGAGTGGGATTGTAAAGCCATTTAA
- the cysC gene encoding adenylyl-sulfate kinase codes for MYKETNRRSIVKGISWRILATTTTIIIVYLFFGRLDLAIAAGLIETILKVGLYWAHERAWFKIQWGKKKIDPFNLWFTGLPLSGKTTIADKVYTELEKLHIPIERIDSKDIRDLIPGIGYSREERNRHMHRIGNLVRTLQHNSISTVASFVSPYRESRKAIRDMVKNNVVVYVKADVETCKARDYKGKYKKALAGELQNFPGVNDIYEEPQHAEIVIDTDKMSADEACRIIVKYIKKHYVK; via the coding sequence ATGTATAAAGAGACAAACAGGCGTTCTATAGTTAAAGGTATCAGTTGGCGTATACTGGCAACCACTACCACTATCATCATTGTTTACCTATTCTTTGGAAGACTTGACCTTGCTATTGCTGCAGGATTGATAGAAACTATACTCAAAGTAGGACTCTACTGGGCACATGAGAGAGCATGGTTTAAAATTCAATGGGGAAAAAAGAAAATAGATCCATTTAACCTTTGGTTCACAGGACTTCCTCTGAGTGGAAAAACAACCATAGCAGACAAGGTTTACACTGAACTGGAAAAATTGCATATACCTATCGAAAGAATTGACTCCAAAGATATCCGTGATCTTATCCCTGGTATCGGGTATAGCAGAGAAGAGCGTAATCGACATATGCACCGTATTGGAAACCTAGTACGTACTTTACAGCATAATTCTATCTCTACTGTGGCATCGTTTGTCTCTCCTTACCGGGAATCAAGAAAAGCCATTCGGGATATGGTTAAAAACAATGTTGTTGTCTATGTGAAAGCGGATGTTGAAACCTGTAAAGCACGTGACTACAAAGGCAAATATAAAAAAGCGTTAGCCGGTGAACTTCAGAACTTTCCAGGTGTCAATGATATTTATGAAGAACCACAACATGCTGAGATCGTAATAGATACTGATAAAATGAGTGCAGATGAAGCCTGTAGAATCATTGTAAAATATATAAAGAAACACTATGTCAAATAA
- the cysC gene encoding adenylyl-sulfate kinase — MSNKNIVWHDHHVTKEERSQIKAQKPCILWFTGLSGSGKSTIANAVESKLLELNKHTYLLDGDNIRMGLNKGLGFSDEDRIENIRRIGEVSKLFVDSGTIVLTAFISPFQKERDAVRGLVQEDEFIEVFIDTSLEVCESRDPKGLYQKARNGEIPDFTGISSPYEAPTKPEIHILNDQISIEDVTTQIIDYLKDKGYLLA; from the coding sequence ATGTCAAATAAAAATATTGTATGGCATGATCATCATGTCACTAAAGAAGAACGTTCACAAATAAAAGCTCAAAAACCCTGCATACTCTGGTTCACAGGGTTAAGCGGTTCAGGTAAGTCTACCATTGCAAATGCCGTTGAAAGTAAACTCTTAGAACTGAATAAACACACCTATCTTCTTGATGGAGACAATATTCGTATGGGGCTGAATAAAGGTTTAGGCTTTTCAGATGAAGATCGAATTGAAAATATTAGACGCATTGGAGAAGTCTCTAAGCTCTTTGTGGATTCCGGAACTATTGTGCTCACAGCATTTATCTCACCTTTCCAAAAGGAAAGAGATGCCGTCAGAGGATTGGTACAAGAAGATGAATTTATTGAAGTGTTTATAGATACTTCTTTGGAAGTATGTGAATCAAGAGATCCAAAAGGTCTTTACCAGAAAGCCAGAAATGGAGAGATACCGGACTTTACCGGGATCTCTTCGCCGTATGAAGCTCCAACAAAACCTGAAATACATATATTAAATGATCAAATATCTATAGAAGATGTTACCACACAAATCATAGATTATTTGAAAGATAAAGGATATTTACTTGCTTGA
- the cysQ gene encoding 3'(2'),5'-bisphosphate nucleotidase CysQ, translated as MLDKIDLDLVVSIAKDAGDVIMEIYDKDFTIDYKDDKSPLTEADTKSNEIICEALGKAYSNIPLLSEENKEVPYEVRKHWEYFWLIDPIDGTKEFIKKNDEFTVNIALIHKDTPVLGVVYAPALGDMYKAKKGTGAFKNGHKLPLEVNEMPEKLLRVVASKSHLSEETQTFIDDVAKSTENIEQVSKGSSLKLVMVAEGSADIYPRLAPTMEWDTGAADAIVRESGKLTYQYDSDQPIVYNKENLLNPWFVVK; from the coding sequence TTGCTTGATAAAATAGACCTGGATCTCGTAGTGTCCATTGCTAAAGATGCTGGTGATGTCATTATGGAAATCTATGATAAAGATTTTACTATCGATTATAAAGATGACAAATCACCATTGACTGAAGCAGATACAAAGTCAAATGAAATCATATGTGAGGCATTGGGAAAAGCTTATTCTAATATCCCTTTACTTTCTGAAGAAAATAAAGAAGTTCCTTATGAGGTAAGAAAACATTGGGAATACTTTTGGTTGATCGACCCAATTGATGGTACAAAAGAGTTCATTAAGAAAAATGATGAGTTTACTGTTAATATTGCACTTATTCATAAAGACACGCCCGTACTTGGTGTTGTTTATGCTCCAGCATTGGGTGATATGTATAAGGCTAAAAAAGGTACCGGTGCATTTAAAAATGGACATAAGTTACCATTAGAGGTAAATGAAATGCCTGAAAAATTATTAAGAGTGGTTGCATCTAAGTCTCATCTCTCGGAAGAGACACAAACTTTTATCGATGATGTAGCAAAGAGTACAGAAAACATTGAACAAGTTTCAAAGGGAAGCTCTTTAAAGCTAGTCATGGTTGCTGAAGGATCTGCAGACATCTACCCCCGTTTAGCACCGACCATGGAGTGGGATACCGGCGCGGCTGATGCAATTGTCAGAGAAAGTGGTAAACTGACATATCAGTATGATTCAGATCAGCCTATCGTATACAATAAAGAAAATCTTTTAAACCCTTGGTTTGTCGTAAAATGA
- a CDS encoding flippase — MIRKIKTKLEEDSHLSDLISSSIMSFGLRIMGIVVGYLFILLISRNLGASSVGIFTLAFTVLQIASIFGRFGLDTALLRFVSESAAHGKMGEAAGSYGKAMVLAFFLALSISIAVYLSAETIAAGVFSNLELTRSFEIASTGVVPMTLTYLNFETMRAMKKIREYAFFQNVSTFLVATVLLFFMLDTDSDPAVSIVVFVTAAYVTWLLSQYKVMKLFRFKLTMQGREIFSMLKVSFPMMVASSLMLIMGWTDTIMIGMFIDESSVGVYSVALKVATVTSITLMAINSMSAPKFAEFYAKNDMASLQYVVSHSSRLIFWTSLPILIVSIVFPEQILSIFGEEFKLASWALIILCIGQFVNVVSGSVGYILQMTGKEKVFQHIILLSIVLNIALNYWLIPLYGIEGAAVASAFSLGTWNLLSVYVVRYKVKITTIYLPYKLERGIYEK, encoded by the coding sequence ATGATAAGAAAAATTAAAACGAAACTTGAAGAAGATAGCCACTTGTCCGATCTTATCAGTAGTTCAATCATGTCATTCGGACTGCGTATTATGGGTATTGTGGTGGGGTATCTTTTCATACTACTGATCTCGCGCAATCTAGGGGCATCCTCCGTAGGTATCTTTACATTGGCCTTTACAGTGTTGCAGATCGCCTCTATCTTCGGGAGATTCGGACTTGATACAGCACTTTTGCGGTTTGTCTCTGAATCAGCTGCACATGGTAAAATGGGTGAAGCTGCAGGTTCCTATGGGAAAGCTATGGTATTAGCGTTTTTCCTGGCACTTTCTATAAGCATTGCCGTGTACCTGTCGGCAGAAACCATTGCAGCCGGAGTTTTTTCTAACCTGGAACTTACAAGGTCATTTGAGATTGCTTCGACAGGCGTTGTCCCGATGACACTGACCTATCTCAATTTCGAAACAATGCGGGCCATGAAAAAAATACGTGAGTATGCTTTTTTTCAAAATGTTTCGACCTTTTTGGTAGCGACAGTGTTGCTATTTTTTATGCTGGACACCGACTCAGATCCAGCTGTATCGATAGTGGTTTTTGTCACCGCAGCTTATGTTACATGGCTTTTGAGCCAGTATAAGGTAATGAAACTTTTCAGATTCAAACTTACGATGCAGGGACGTGAAATTTTTTCTATGTTAAAAGTCTCATTTCCCATGATGGTTGCAAGTTCACTAATGCTCATCATGGGCTGGACCGATACCATCATGATCGGTATGTTTATAGATGAAAGTAGTGTTGGTGTGTACAGTGTCGCGTTAAAGGTAGCTACGGTGACGAGTATCACTTTGATGGCCATTAACAGCATGTCTGCCCCAAAGTTCGCTGAGTTTTATGCCAAAAACGATATGGCGTCGTTACAGTATGTTGTCAGTCATTCGAGCCGACTTATTTTTTGGACATCATTGCCTATTTTGATTGTTAGCATTGTTTTTCCGGAGCAAATACTGAGTATTTTTGGAGAAGAATTCAAATTGGCATCATGGGCATTAATTATCTTATGTATAGGACAGTTCGTTAATGTTGTATCTGGATCCGTAGGCTATATATTGCAAATGACTGGTAAAGAAAAAGTGTTTCAGCATATTATTTTGCTGTCAATAGTGTTAAATATCGCATTGAACTATTGGTTAATACCACTATATGGAATAGAAGGTGCTGCAGTGGCAAGCGCATTTAGCTTAGGAACATGGAATTTGTTATCAGTGTATGTTGTAAGATATAAAGTGAAAATTACAACAATATATCTACCATATAAACTAGAAAGAGGGATTTATGAAAAATAA
- a CDS encoding sulfotransferase, with protein MKNKIKVIYILGEGRSGSTLVERILGQHSEIFSAGELKHIWERSFKENQLCSCGKAFNECDIWGKILDNFELKDINPNKQQEAQEKISRLRHFFTLKNLQFNNKYRDNEDLMEIINAYYELYKAILKTTGKKYVLDASKHPVFALLLSMHPDIELSVIHLVRDVRGVAYSWRKKKIRPEITTHQELMPRYSVIRTAISWDVVNFIGNYVGQQVNTYTLLRYEDIIQNPKNEISNILELLKLKDETNHIFMDEKTVQLNQNHTVSGNPMRFKTGEVNLRLDEEWKEKMNKKDQIITNVFTFPLLKKYRYV; from the coding sequence ATGAAAAATAAGATTAAAGTCATCTATATTTTGGGCGAAGGGAGAAGCGGAAGTACGCTTGTCGAAAGAATTTTGGGACAGCACAGTGAAATATTTTCAGCTGGTGAATTAAAACATATATGGGAAAGAAGTTTTAAAGAGAACCAGTTATGCAGCTGTGGTAAAGCATTTAATGAGTGTGATATATGGGGGAAAATTCTTGATAATTTTGAGCTAAAAGACATCAACCCAAATAAACAACAAGAAGCACAAGAAAAAATAAGCAGACTAAGACATTTTTTTACTTTGAAAAACCTACAATTTAATAATAAGTATAGAGATAATGAAGATCTTATGGAAATAATTAATGCATATTATGAACTCTATAAAGCAATTTTGAAAACTACTGGGAAAAAATATGTTTTGGATGCATCGAAACATCCTGTTTTTGCGCTTTTATTGTCTATGCACCCTGATATAGAACTAAGTGTGATACATCTTGTAAGGGATGTAAGAGGTGTAGCTTATTCTTGGAGAAAAAAGAAAATCAGACCCGAGATCACAACGCATCAGGAATTAATGCCTAGATACTCTGTAATCCGTACTGCCATTTCTTGGGATGTCGTGAATTTTATTGGCAATTATGTTGGGCAACAAGTAAATACATATACTCTGTTACGTTATGAGGATATTATTCAAAATCCTAAAAATGAAATCAGTAATATACTTGAATTATTAAAGTTAAAGGATGAAACAAACCATATCTTTATGGATGAAAAAACTGTACAATTAAATCAAAATCATACAGTTTCGGGCAATCCAATGCGTTTTAAAACCGGTGAAGTCAACTTAAGACTTGATGAAGAATGGAAAGAAAAGATGAATAAAAAAGATCAAATCATAACAAATGTATTTACATTTCCTTTATTAAAAAAATATAGGTATGTATAA
- a CDS encoding O-antigen ligase produces MAYEQNLFTGFSNLIMLMSVSFLIFCLVILKNNIKTKSVIGNKVLAFLLLSIVLSEWISTLSSQVLDISQYSDWHLLLKLLLINIWLVFMLLYLELSDIKELLESYYKIGILLAIINLLIMYNGSFLFWNKIYIVRGASIFYDPNFFGAFNMFLLLYYILFKLNKSTKSFLVTGILILSLILTFSKASVAAFVISLFFYFFLKTTLLKKILAIVIFMVTSILVYFIFTKLDFFRFSMGFNNRDNMASFFLDKISESPLFGYGANDLKVHLLNNDLLNRSFHNYLLDTIFAYGFITGAIIVLVITCTFFILKKYDLKLAILFFALVLNANFISYSIGGFGAMSILLTLPVIYAIKIISLKDQIVIFIKEKK; encoded by the coding sequence TTGGCATATGAACAAAATCTATTTACAGGTTTTTCAAATCTCATCATGTTAATGTCGGTGAGTTTTTTAATATTTTGTTTAGTGATATTGAAAAACAATATAAAGACAAAATCAGTTATAGGTAACAAAGTCTTAGCTTTTTTATTACTAAGTATTGTATTGTCAGAATGGATAAGTACATTATCTTCACAAGTATTGGATATAAGTCAGTATTCTGATTGGCATTTATTATTAAAATTACTTTTGATAAACATCTGGTTAGTGTTTATGCTTTTGTACCTAGAGCTATCCGATATTAAAGAGCTTTTAGAGTCATATTATAAAATTGGAATTCTACTTGCAATTATTAACTTATTAATTATGTATAATGGCAGCTTCTTATTTTGGAACAAAATATACATTGTGAGAGGTGCATCAATATTTTATGACCCTAATTTCTTTGGTGCTTTTAATATGTTCTTACTTCTTTATTACATTTTATTTAAATTGAATAAAAGTACAAAATCTTTCTTAGTCACAGGAATACTGATACTCAGTTTAATTTTAACTTTTTCAAAAGCATCAGTTGCAGCATTTGTCATATCACTTTTTTTTTATTTTTTCTTGAAAACAACTTTATTGAAGAAAATATTAGCCATCGTTATATTTATGGTAACAAGTATTTTAGTTTATTTCATATTTACAAAACTAGATTTTTTTAGATTTTCCATGGGATTTAATAATAGAGATAATATGGCATCTTTTTTTCTAGATAAAATTTCTGAATCACCTCTTTTTGGTTATGGAGCAAACGATTTAAAAGTGCATTTGTTGAATAATGATTTATTGAATAGGAGTTTTCATAATTATTTATTGGACACAATTTTTGCATACGGCTTTATCACTGGAGCTATAATTGTTTTAGTAATAACATGTACCTTTTTTATTTTAAAAAAATACGATTTAAAATTAGCAATTTTGTTTTTCGCATTAGTACTTAATGCAAATTTTATTAGTTATTCAATCGGTGGATTTGGCGCAATGTCAATTTTGTTAACCTTGCCAGTAATTTATGCTATTAAAATTATTAGTTTGAAAGACCAAATAGTTATCTTTATTAAGGAAAAAAAATGA
- a CDS encoding glycosyltransferase — protein sequence MKIVHIVESFAGGVFDFLVDLTSGMPENEFIIIYGEREHTPENFEKYFPQGTQFFAWKDATREINPKKDILAFIQIVKLLKPLNNVDVIHLHSSKAGFLGRVAARILWVQKKVLYTPHGVSFLRKDVSPTKHKVFIFLEKIGAWFGGRVVACSKSESEAFHEYGIESNYVNNGIKCDLSFQVNKKTDCEKITIGTIGRITYPKNPTLFHEIAQSFSTNKSIEFLWIGGGELKEELSADNINVTGWLSRDEVDQQLGKIDIFLSTSLWEGLPLSVLQAMCAAKPLVLSNCVGNKDLVKESINGVLFDEKTDAVKALNDMIENLDRVEVFGLHSQELVQKEFSIDQMIEGYLSLYQSC from the coding sequence ATGAAAATAGTCCACATTGTTGAATCATTCGCTGGCGGTGTTTTTGATTTTCTAGTCGACCTGACCAGTGGAATGCCTGAAAACGAGTTTATTATTATTTATGGTGAACGAGAGCACACTCCTGAAAATTTTGAAAAATATTTTCCACAGGGTACACAGTTTTTTGCGTGGAAAGATGCGACCAGAGAAATTAACCCCAAAAAGGACATTCTTGCCTTTATACAAATTGTAAAACTGCTTAAGCCGCTAAATAATGTAGATGTTATTCATCTGCATTCATCAAAAGCGGGTTTTTTGGGAAGGGTTGCTGCAAGAATATTATGGGTTCAAAAAAAAGTTCTTTATACACCTCATGGCGTTTCATTTTTGCGTAAAGATGTATCTCCCACTAAACATAAAGTTTTTATTTTTCTGGAGAAAATTGGGGCTTGGTTCGGCGGGCGAGTAGTCGCTTGCTCAAAATCAGAGTCCGAAGCATTTCATGAATATGGGATAGAGTCAAATTATGTCAATAATGGTATAAAATGCGATCTGTCTTTTCAAGTAAATAAAAAAACAGATTGTGAAAAAATTACAATTGGTACGATAGGAAGAATAACCTATCCAAAAAATCCTACATTGTTTCATGAAATAGCACAAAGTTTTAGTACCAATAAGTCAATTGAATTTTTATGGATAGGTGGCGGGGAGTTGAAAGAAGAGCTAAGCGCCGATAATATTAACGTAACTGGCTGGTTATCTAGAGATGAAGTAGATCAGCAATTGGGTAAAATAGATATCTTTCTCTCAACTTCTTTGTGGGAAGGCTTGCCTCTTTCTGTACTCCAGGCCATGTGTGCGGCAAAACCTTTAGTGTTGTCTAATTGTGTCGGTAACAAAGATTTGGTAAAAGAAAGTATTAATGGCGTACTCTTTGATGAAAAAACTGATGCAGTAAAAGCCTTAAATGATATGATTGAAAATCTCGACAGAGTGGAAGTTTTTGGATTGCATTCACAGGAATTGGTTCAGAAAGAATTTTCGATAGATCAAATGATTGAAGGGTACTTGAGTCTTTATCAAAGTTGTTGA
- a CDS encoding exopolysaccharide biosynthesis polyprenyl glycosylphosphotransferase gives MQTNIKDLLSKTILISLDMVAVFVSIYLAYFFRVALDKHFFVMHSQPLAHYLDFSLIYLATFTMLAYEGSYTRRYDFWHESRQVLKAISFAFLIILSYLAMTKSVGEYSRAVVIFTFLLMAILIPLFKNIGKKQLFRLGIWQREAKVYGNDPFLIEEIFRNPYLGYIEVIRKEPKTVFINSKGTNTQELRRIIGQEIRNKHEVVFIPLIDEYDLTQSHIYELSNTRTNLIVFQNRLKSRYRVLMQQVFNYILAILLLPVLLPIIAILAFLIKRESPGPVFFAHNRIGQDGRIIPTLKFRSMYSDAKERLEKLLAEDEEIKKEWETNFKLKNDPRVTKIGAFLRKTSLDELPQIFNVLKGEMNFVGPRPVIQQEIDQYYKDDAEYYFMVKPGITGLWQVSGRSDTDYDFRVATDKWYVSNWSLWLDIVILFKTVKVVLFREGAY, from the coding sequence ATGCAGACAAATATAAAGGATTTATTATCTAAAACCATTCTTATTTCTCTTGATATGGTAGCCGTTTTTGTATCTATCTATCTGGCTTACTTTTTTAGGGTGGCTTTGGATAAACATTTTTTTGTGATGCACTCACAGCCACTTGCACATTATCTGGATTTTTCACTTATTTATTTGGCTACCTTTACTATGTTAGCCTACGAAGGTTCTTATACTCGGCGCTACGACTTCTGGCATGAGAGTAGGCAGGTCCTCAAAGCAATTAGCTTTGCCTTCCTCATCATTCTTTCCTACCTGGCGATGACCAAAAGCGTTGGGGAGTATTCACGTGCTGTGGTTATCTTCACGTTTCTACTGATGGCTATTTTGATCCCGCTTTTCAAGAACATCGGCAAAAAGCAACTATTCCGGTTAGGGATTTGGCAGCGTGAGGCTAAGGTGTACGGAAATGACCCATTCCTTATCGAGGAGATATTTAGAAATCCCTATCTTGGGTATATTGAAGTAATAAGAAAAGAACCTAAGACCGTCTTTATTAATTCCAAAGGGACAAATACCCAGGAACTCCGCCGCATTATCGGCCAGGAGATCCGCAACAAACATGAAGTTGTTTTCATTCCGCTGATAGATGAATACGACCTGACCCAGTCCCATATCTACGAGCTTTCTAACACGAGGACAAATCTTATTGTCTTTCAGAATCGTTTAAAAAGTAGATATCGTGTTCTAATGCAGCAAGTGTTCAATTATATATTAGCAATCTTGTTATTACCTGTACTCCTGCCTATTATTGCAATTTTAGCTTTTTTAATTAAAAGAGAATCGCCTGGTCCAGTATTTTTCGCACATAATCGCATAGGCCAAGATGGTCGAATTATTCCTACCCTAAAGTTTAGAAGTATGTATAGCGATGCAAAAGAGAGACTAGAAAAACTTTTGGCTGAAGATGAAGAGATTAAGAAAGAATGGGAAACGAACTTTAAATTAAAAAATGATCCCCGTGTAACAAAAATAGGTGCATTTTTGCGTAAAACATCTCTTGATGAGTTACCACAAATATTTAATGTTCTCAAAGGTGAAATGAATTTCGTAGGTCCACGCCCAGTAATACAGCAAGAGATCGATCAGTATTACAAAGATGATGCCGAGTACTATTTCATGGTAAAACCTGGAATTACAGGACTTTGGCAAGTCAGTGGTCGAAGTGATACAGATTATGACTTTAGAGTTGCTACAGATAAATGGTATGTATCGAACTGGTCACTTTGGCTGGATATCGTTATCTTATTTAAAACAGTCAAAGTGGTTCTTTTCAGAGAAGGTGCTTATTAA